A DNA window from Paenibacillus andongensis contains the following coding sequences:
- a CDS encoding mandelate racemase/muconate lactonizing enzyme family protein, translating to MYIRKIDTFPLFYRLPKPYGDANGMKTYRTCYLIRITTDTGVEGWGECVDWLPTLHKGFHERIIPNLIGKPVLNRIQLVGALQKWHPRSSAAVSMALTEIMAKTCSVSICDLWGGKFREKVPVYASFQSYSEELDWQKHSLNEIDKAINQGFDKLKVKIGGKSIFEDQQHIVSVQKLLQGKISMALDANQSYDLTAVLQWQSLLATWSNLLWVEEPLDIKHINEYAQLRNRLTTPLAGGENLESVTDFIPILSKHALDYITPDPMHMAGVDGYRETLRLARNFGIRATPHSFDGALSRLYAIFAQANLEPWGKMGVDTIEPVEWDVMDNPFLNLFPIHPLNGEVSIPLGCGIGVEIDLDILAHYQWDGSSYL from the coding sequence ATGTATATTCGAAAAATTGATACCTTTCCGCTCTTTTACCGACTTCCAAAACCATATGGGGACGCCAACGGTATGAAAACATACCGAACTTGCTATCTCATCCGGATAACGACCGATACAGGTGTCGAAGGCTGGGGCGAATGCGTCGATTGGCTTCCAACCTTGCATAAAGGTTTTCATGAACGAATCATTCCCAATTTAATCGGTAAGCCTGTATTGAACAGAATCCAATTAGTGGGAGCCTTACAAAAATGGCATCCTCGTTCATCTGCGGCCGTTAGTATGGCTTTAACCGAGATTATGGCCAAAACATGCAGTGTTTCTATTTGCGACTTGTGGGGCGGCAAGTTTCGTGAAAAAGTACCTGTGTATGCCTCGTTTCAGTCCTACTCTGAAGAGTTGGATTGGCAAAAACATTCCTTGAACGAGATTGATAAAGCGATCAACCAAGGATTTGACAAATTGAAAGTGAAAATAGGCGGAAAATCAATCTTTGAGGATCAACAGCATATCGTCTCTGTGCAGAAACTATTACAAGGAAAGATTTCAATGGCTTTGGATGCGAACCAAAGTTATGACCTTACTGCCGTACTACAATGGCAATCACTGCTTGCAACTTGGTCCAATCTTCTATGGGTTGAAGAGCCGTTGGATATCAAGCACATTAACGAATATGCTCAACTAAGAAACCGTTTAACTACACCTTTGGCTGGTGGCGAGAATTTAGAAAGCGTAACGGATTTCATTCCTATTCTCAGCAAACATGCTTTGGATTATATTACGCCTGATCCTATGCACATGGCCGGGGTAGACGGTTACAGGGAAACGTTAAGACTTGCCAGAAATTTTGGCATACGTGCAACGCCGCACTCTTTTGATGGAGCGTTATCACGATTGTACGCCATTTTCGCTCAGGCAAATTTGGAGCCTTGGGGTAAAATGGGAGTGGACACAATAGAGCCTGTAGAATGGGATGTCATGGATAATCCTTTTTTAAACTTGTTCCCTATTCACCCTTTGAATGGAGAAGTATCGATTCCATTGGGGTGTGGAATTGGTGTCGAAATAGATTTGGATATACTTGCCCATTATCAATGGGATGGAAGCAGTTATCTGTAG
- a CDS encoding LLM class flavin-dependent oxidoreductase: MEIGIDTFVETTPDVTTGKTISHAERLREVVEEIVLADQVGLDIFGVGEHHRKEFADSATVVVLAAAASMTKRIRLTSSVTVLSAVDPVRLFQQFATLDGISNGRAEIIAGRGSMVDAFPLFGYDLKDYDELYAEKLELLLKLRDSEKISWKGKHRPALTNLGVYPRPVQKQLPVWLGSGGNAQSVIRAGELGLPLVLAIIGGSPLQFAPLVPLYKNAATLAGHDASKLKIAVHSLGFVAESASLAAEKYFPPTQAVFNSMSKERGWGHYNRSQFDASCSPDGAFYVGDPETVANKIIYMQKHLGFSRFFLHLPAGSMPHEDVMKSIELLGTEVAPRVREEVARWEADNG, encoded by the coding sequence ATGGAAATAGGGATAGATACATTTGTCGAAACGACTCCGGATGTTACAACGGGCAAGACGATAAGTCATGCGGAGCGGTTGCGTGAGGTTGTGGAAGAAATCGTCCTTGCCGATCAGGTTGGGTTGGATATATTTGGGGTCGGTGAGCATCACCGTAAGGAATTTGCGGATTCCGCTACAGTCGTTGTGCTGGCTGCAGCGGCGTCCATGACCAAAAGGATACGCTTAACCAGTTCGGTTACCGTGCTCTCTGCTGTTGATCCAGTACGTTTGTTTCAGCAATTTGCCACGCTCGATGGTATTTCAAATGGTCGTGCTGAGATTATCGCGGGTCGAGGATCTATGGTCGATGCGTTTCCATTGTTTGGTTATGATTTAAAAGACTATGATGAGCTTTACGCGGAAAAATTGGAACTATTATTAAAATTAAGGGACTCGGAGAAGATATCCTGGAAAGGAAAGCATCGACCTGCCCTTACGAATCTGGGTGTTTATCCGCGTCCAGTTCAAAAGCAGTTACCGGTGTGGCTTGGCAGTGGGGGTAATGCACAATCGGTAATACGAGCAGGGGAGCTGGGACTTCCTCTTGTTTTGGCGATCATTGGCGGGAGCCCATTACAATTTGCTCCGCTCGTGCCGCTCTATAAGAACGCTGCTACTCTTGCAGGACATGATGCATCGAAATTAAAGATAGCCGTGCACTCACTCGGGTTCGTTGCGGAGAGTGCCTCGCTTGCGGCCGAAAAGTATTTCCCTCCTACTCAGGCAGTGTTTAATTCAATGAGTAAAGAGCGTGGTTGGGGACATTATAACCGCTCACAATTCGATGCCTCATGCAGCCCAGATGGCGCATTCTACGTAGGCGATCCCGAAACGGTGGCCAACAAAATTATTTATATGCAAAAACATTTAGGCTTTTCACGATTTTTCCTACATTTACCTGCCGGCAGTATGCCACATGAGGATGTTATGAAATCCATTGAACTATTGGGAACAGAAGTCGCACCGCGAGTTCGGGAAGAGGTCGCAAGATGGGAAGCTGACAATGGATAA
- a CDS encoding excinuclease ABC subunit UvrA, translating to MSESNQEYIVISGGRENNLKNVSLRIPKRKITIFTGVSGSGKSSIVFDTIAAESQRLLNENFSMFVRTFLPRVPQPDADTIENLSMAVIVDQKRLGGGSHSTMGTITDISPILRLLFSRVGQPYVGQAHMFSFNDPQGMCPECNGIGRRLGIDMSKAVDMSKSLNEGAILLPGYAVNSWDWNMVTQSGSFDLDKKLSAYSEEELEQLLYAKARKMEMDFAGKAMNITVEGIIEKFTNKYIKQDVKTKSERTQQAVAPYISEGPCSSCRGARLSQAALGCKINGHNIAELSSMEVGHLIRVIREIDDAIAAPVVKSLTERLQHLVDIGLDYLTLDRETDTLSGGESQRVKMVKHLSGSLVDVTYIFDEPSVGLHPRDVHRLNDLLQKLRDKGNTVIVVEHDPDVIKLADHIVDVGPHAGSRGGTIVYEGSFQGLLEASTLTGTHMKRQLQLKHDCRQPSGKLSIKDALLHNLRNVSVDIPTGVLTAVTGVAGSGKSTLINEVFLNQHPDAIVIDQSAVGVSTRSNPATYTGIMDDVRKAFASANKVGQGLFSFNSKGACENCQGLGVVYTDLAFLDSVKLPCEVCGGRRFKEEVLAYKLNGKSIAEVLEMTVEQALDFFQLKEVVRKLQAMSDVGLNYITLGQPLSTLSGGECQRIKLASELHKKGSIYVMDEPTTGLHMSDIGHLLVIMNRLVDAGNTVIVIEHNLDVISQADWIIDMGPDGGSKGGQVVFEGTPPQIIHAEQSITGRYLM from the coding sequence ATGAGCGAATCTAATCAGGAGTATATCGTAATCTCGGGTGGGAGGGAGAACAATCTCAAGAATGTATCCTTGCGTATTCCCAAGCGGAAGATCACGATCTTCACCGGGGTATCCGGATCCGGCAAGTCATCGATCGTTTTCGATACCATCGCTGCCGAATCCCAGCGTCTGCTGAACGAAAACTTCAGCATGTTCGTCCGCACCTTTCTACCACGTGTTCCGCAACCGGACGCAGACACGATCGAGAACTTGAGTATGGCTGTTATTGTGGATCAAAAGCGGCTTGGCGGCGGTTCCCATTCCACGATGGGCACGATTACCGATATCTCGCCCATTCTGCGTCTTCTCTTCTCCCGCGTGGGTCAACCCTATGTTGGACAAGCGCACATGTTCTCGTTTAACGATCCGCAAGGCATGTGTCCCGAGTGCAATGGGATCGGTCGCAGGCTGGGCATCGACATGAGCAAGGCGGTGGACATGTCAAAGTCGTTGAATGAAGGGGCAATCCTGCTGCCGGGCTATGCGGTGAACAGTTGGGATTGGAACATGGTCACGCAGTCGGGTTCCTTCGATCTTGATAAGAAGCTGAGCGCTTATTCAGAAGAGGAACTGGAGCAACTGCTGTACGCCAAGGCGAGGAAAATGGAGATGGATTTCGCCGGGAAGGCAATGAATATTACCGTAGAAGGCATCATCGAGAAGTTCACCAACAAATATATCAAGCAGGATGTGAAGACGAAGTCCGAACGCACGCAGCAAGCAGTTGCGCCGTACATCTCAGAGGGTCCCTGCTCCAGCTGTCGCGGTGCAAGACTGAGTCAGGCTGCACTGGGCTGTAAGATCAACGGACACAACATTGCGGAACTGTCCTCCATGGAGGTCGGACATCTCATCCGCGTCATTCGGGAGATTGACGACGCGATCGCCGCGCCGGTCGTCAAGTCACTGACGGAGCGACTGCAGCATCTGGTGGATATCGGACTTGACTATTTGACGCTGGACCGTGAGACGGATACATTGTCCGGCGGCGAGTCGCAGCGCGTCAAGATGGTGAAGCACCTGAGCGGCAGTCTAGTGGATGTCACTTACATCTTCGATGAGCCCAGTGTTGGCTTGCACCCCCGTGATGTACATCGGTTGAATGATTTGCTTCAGAAGCTGCGCGACAAGGGCAATACCGTGATTGTCGTCGAGCATGATCCCGATGTGATCAAGCTGGCGGATCATATCGTCGACGTCGGACCTCACGCCGGAAGCCGCGGCGGTACCATCGTGTATGAAGGAAGCTTCCAAGGCCTGCTGGAGGCAAGTACACTGACAGGCACCCATATGAAGCGGCAGCTCCAGCTTAAGCACGATTGCAGGCAGCCATCCGGCAAGCTGTCTATCAAGGATGCCCTACTTCACAACCTGCGGAACGTGAGTGTAGATATTCCAACCGGAGTGCTGACAGCAGTTACGGGTGTCGCCGGCTCGGGCAAGAGTACGCTGATTAACGAAGTATTTCTCAACCAGCATCCGGATGCGATCGTCATCGACCAATCGGCGGTAGGCGTGTCAACACGCTCGAATCCCGCGACCTACACGGGCATTATGGATGATGTACGCAAGGCGTTTGCTTCCGCGAACAAAGTGGGTCAAGGCTTGTTCAGCTTCAACTCCAAGGGGGCTTGCGAGAATTGCCAAGGGCTGGGTGTTGTGTATACAGACCTTGCATTCCTAGACAGCGTGAAGCTGCCGTGCGAAGTATGCGGAGGTAGACGGTTCAAGGAAGAGGTGCTCGCGTATAAGCTGAACGGCAAGTCAATTGCAGAAGTGTTGGAGATGACTGTGGAGCAGGCATTGGATTTTTTTCAGCTAAAAGAGGTTGTACGCAAGCTTCAGGCGATGAGTGATGTGGGGCTGAACTATATTACACTCGGCCAGCCGCTCAGCACGCTCTCGGGCGGGGAATGCCAGCGCATCAAGTTGGCAAGCGAGCTGCATAAGAAGGGCAGCATCTACGTGATGGACGAGCCGACGACCGGCCTACATATGTCAGATATCGGTCACCTTCTGGTGATCATGAACCGCCTCGTGGATGCCGGTAATACGGTGATCGTCATCGAACACAACCTCGATGTAATCAGTCAAGCGGATTGGATCATCGATATGGGACCGGACGGTGGCAGCAAGGGCGGCCAGGTGGTATTCGAGGGCACACCTCCGCAGATCATCCATGCGGAGCAGTCGATCACGGGAAGATACTTGATGTAA
- the mdh gene encoding malate dehydrogenase, whose protein sequence is MAFKRKKIAVIGAGFTGATAALMLAQKELGDIVLVDIPNLENPTKGKALDMLEAGPVQGFNANITGTSNYEDIQDADLVIITAGIARKPGMSRDDLVNTNAGIMKGVSENVAKYAPNSYILILSNPVDAMTYVCFKTTGFPKNRVIGQSGVLDTARFNTFVAQELNVSVEDVTGFVLGGHGDDMVPLVRYSSVGGIPVDRLISGERIDAIVERTRKGGGEIVNLLGNGSAYYAPAASLVQMAEAILKDKKRVLPSIAYLEGEYGYRDIYLGVPTIIGGDGIEKILELQLTEKEKTDLDKSAQSVRNVIQIMN, encoded by the coding sequence ATGGCGTTTAAACGAAAAAAAATTGCCGTGATCGGTGCTGGATTTACAGGAGCAACTGCTGCGCTTATGCTAGCGCAAAAAGAGCTTGGAGACATTGTATTGGTTGATATTCCGAACTTGGAAAACCCAACAAAAGGCAAAGCTCTGGATATGCTTGAAGCCGGGCCTGTGCAGGGATTCAATGCCAATATCACAGGTACATCCAATTATGAGGACATTCAGGATGCAGATCTGGTCATCATTACGGCAGGGATTGCCCGTAAGCCTGGAATGAGCCGCGATGATTTAGTTAATACCAATGCAGGCATCATGAAAGGTGTTTCAGAAAATGTGGCCAAGTACGCACCAAACAGCTACATCTTGATATTGAGCAACCCGGTAGATGCCATGACGTATGTATGCTTTAAAACGACTGGTTTTCCGAAAAATCGCGTCATCGGCCAATCCGGAGTTCTGGATACAGCCCGTTTTAATACGTTTGTTGCACAGGAATTAAACGTATCTGTTGAAGATGTTACGGGATTCGTACTTGGCGGTCACGGGGATGATATGGTTCCGCTTGTTCGGTACTCGAGCGTTGGAGGCATTCCAGTAGATAGACTAATCTCTGGAGAACGTATTGACGCGATTGTTGAGCGCACACGTAAGGGCGGCGGTGAAATCGTAAACCTTCTTGGTAATGGCAGCGCTTACTACGCGCCTGCAGCTTCTTTAGTTCAAATGGCAGAAGCCATTCTTAAGGATAAGAAGCGCGTTCTACCTTCCATTGCCTACTTAGAAGGGGAGTATGGATACCGCGATATATATCTCGGTGTGCCAACGATCATTGGCGGAGATGGTATTGAAAAAATACTAGAATTGCAATTAACAGAGAAAGAGAAAACTGATCTTGATAAATCTGCACAATCCGTTCGAAACGTCATACAAATTATGAATTAA
- a CDS encoding amino acid permease, which yields MTLGLILIAVALFVMLAIYLKAKNGVKLARQKGHTGDDLNAFGYKQELRRDMGGFSNFAISFSVISILTGGVTLFGFGFNQGGPAIMGMGWPIVVIFVLFLSAAIAELTSAIPTSGAIYHWASILGNPGYGWFSAWFNMIGQVTIVAGIDYGCAGFASSLLFENPTKSETLLVYAIILLSHASLNHVGIRIVSKLNDVSAFYHLIGVGLIIGALIYFGPTQDVSYLFDTSFSTVADNSTPYWFAFIVGLLQAQWTITGYDASAHTSEETVDAKVRAPWGVFSSVVISGIFGFIMLALVTMSIKDPAAVAAAGGNAFIVAIEQSMGGVFGKVILWMVTFAMWFCGLSGVTSASRMIYAFSRDKGLPLSNLWGKVSEKFRTPANAIWITVLLAFLCGLLDNVYAVVTALTVIGLHSSYLIPLFLKLRAQMKGVWTKEDNGPWSLGNWSVFVNVVAIAWVLFLDVLFCIAPNDVKVTEQFTIHYATGKAFAVLFVILIVMYATRARKHFKGPHLGTFKVINDRINSGHTSVESSGQLERG from the coding sequence ATGACGTTAGGATTGATATTAATTGCAGTTGCACTTTTTGTGATGCTTGCTATATATTTGAAGGCTAAAAACGGAGTGAAATTAGCTCGCCAAAAGGGGCATACAGGCGATGACCTGAATGCATTCGGATACAAACAAGAATTAAGACGGGATATGGGGGGGTTCTCCAATTTCGCTATTTCTTTCTCCGTGATTTCGATTCTAACCGGTGGCGTTACTCTATTCGGCTTCGGTTTTAATCAAGGCGGGCCGGCTATTATGGGCATGGGTTGGCCGATTGTTGTCATCTTTGTCTTATTTTTATCGGCTGCCATCGCGGAATTGACTTCTGCCATTCCGACATCCGGGGCCATCTACCACTGGGCTTCTATTCTTGGAAATCCGGGATACGGATGGTTTTCCGCTTGGTTTAACATGATCGGTCAAGTTACGATTGTCGCGGGTATCGATTACGGATGTGCTGGTTTTGCTTCTTCGTTGTTATTCGAAAATCCGACGAAATCCGAAACTTTGCTAGTCTATGCAATTATTTTGCTCAGTCATGCCAGCTTAAATCATGTTGGTATTCGAATTGTTTCTAAACTCAACGATGTATCTGCCTTTTATCATTTGATCGGGGTAGGTTTGATTATCGGAGCTTTGATATATTTCGGACCTACACAGGACGTTAGTTACTTATTTGATACGAGTTTCTCCACAGTGGCTGACAATTCTACACCTTACTGGTTTGCGTTTATCGTCGGATTGCTGCAAGCTCAGTGGACGATCACGGGATATGATGCTTCCGCCCATACAAGCGAGGAGACGGTTGATGCAAAAGTCCGCGCTCCTTGGGGTGTATTTTCATCTGTTGTCATCTCCGGTATTTTTGGCTTCATCATGCTCGCGTTGGTCACGATGTCCATTAAGGATCCGGCTGCTGTAGCTGCCGCAGGCGGGAATGCCTTTATCGTTGCAATCGAGCAATCCATGGGTGGCGTTTTCGGTAAGGTTATTCTTTGGATGGTGACGTTTGCAATGTGGTTCTGCGGCTTATCCGGAGTGACTTCCGCATCCCGTATGATTTACGCTTTCTCTCGCGACAAAGGGTTGCCGTTATCTAATTTGTGGGGTAAAGTATCGGAGAAATTCCGCACCCCTGCAAATGCGATTTGGATTACGGTACTATTAGCTTTCTTATGCGGTCTTCTTGATAATGTATACGCAGTTGTGACGGCCTTAACTGTAATTGGTTTGCACAGCTCTTATTTAATCCCGCTCTTCCTTAAATTGCGTGCGCAAATGAAAGGCGTATGGACGAAAGAAGATAACGGTCCTTGGTCATTAGGCAATTGGAGCGTTTTCGTAAATGTGGTTGCTATCGCATGGGTTCTCTTTTTAGATGTACTATTCTGCATTGCGCCAAACGATGTCAAAGTTACGGAGCAATTCACGATTCATTATGCAACAGGAAAAGCATTCGCCGTATTATTTGTAATCTTGATCGTCATGTATGCGACTCGGGCACGAAAACACTTTAAAGGTCCACATTTGGGAACCTTCAAAGTGATTAATGATAGAATTAATTCGGGCCACACAAGTGTAGAGAGCAGTGGACAACTCGAGAGGGGCTAA
- a CDS encoding BMC domain-containing protein, whose protein sequence is MSKALGMIETRGFIASIEAADAMIKSADVKLIKQEQVDAGLVTILVEGDVGAVQAALEAGKEAAKRVGVLVAAHIIPRPDDELGTILKKKVN, encoded by the coding sequence ATGTCAAAAGCATTAGGCATGATTGAGACAAGAGGTTTTATAGCCTCTATAGAGGCGGCCGATGCCATGATTAAATCAGCAGATGTCAAACTTATTAAACAAGAACAAGTTGACGCCGGCCTTGTAACGATCTTGGTTGAAGGAGATGTAGGAGCCGTTCAAGCTGCACTTGAAGCAGGGAAAGAAGCGGCTAAACGAGTCGGGGTACTGGTTGCTGCACATATTATTCCACGACCGGATGATGAGCTTGGTACGATTCTAAAAAAAAAAGTGAATTGA
- a CDS encoding EutN/CcmL family microcompartment protein, translating to MQVGTVIGNVWATRKEDDLIGLKFLFVQPEGPTGSPIDAPFVALDRIGAGVGDKVMITKGSAARFVLKDIDLPIDAVIIGIVDSIDVESR from the coding sequence ATGCAAGTTGGCACTGTAATCGGGAATGTATGGGCAACACGTAAAGAAGATGATTTAATTGGTTTGAAATTTTTATTTGTTCAGCCTGAAGGGCCTACCGGTTCGCCGATTGATGCTCCTTTTGTCGCTTTGGACCGAATTGGTGCAGGCGTCGGAGATAAAGTGATGATTACAAAAGGGAGTGCAGCCCGATTTGTGCTCAAGGATATAGATTTGCCAATTGATGCCGTCATTATCGGTATAGTAGACTCTATCGATGTAGAAAGCAGGTGA
- the pduL gene encoding phosphate propanoyltransferase, translating into MDPQMIKSIVDEVVLHLNQEEKSKPSVPIGVSARHAHLSKEHLAALFGNGYELTKKADLSQPGQFAANETVLIVGPRGSIERVRILGPVRGATQVEVSITDSVKLGVQAPLRESGDTQGSAPVTIVGPKGSIHVSEGLIIAHAHIHMTPEDAAQFGVENGEVVQVKTKGKRAVTFENVLIRVSERYKLEMHIDTDEANAALLKTGDNGNLIKLTDTKGLR; encoded by the coding sequence ATGGACCCACAGATGATAAAGTCGATTGTCGATGAAGTGGTGCTTCATCTTAATCAGGAAGAAAAGAGTAAACCATCTGTACCGATTGGCGTCTCCGCGCGGCATGCGCATTTATCAAAGGAACATCTTGCGGCATTATTCGGTAACGGATACGAGTTGACGAAGAAGGCGGATTTATCCCAGCCCGGTCAGTTTGCCGCGAATGAAACGGTACTGATCGTCGGACCAAGAGGAAGTATTGAAAGGGTTAGAATACTCGGGCCGGTAAGGGGAGCTACGCAAGTAGAAGTGAGCATAACTGACTCTGTTAAGCTTGGAGTTCAGGCTCCTCTCCGAGAATCGGGCGATACTCAAGGTTCCGCACCTGTCACGATCGTGGGCCCTAAAGGCAGCATTCATGTTAGCGAAGGGTTAATCATCGCACATGCGCATATTCATATGACACCGGAAGACGCGGCTCAATTTGGTGTTGAGAATGGCGAAGTGGTTCAAGTCAAAACTAAGGGTAAGAGAGCGGTCACTTTCGAAAATGTGCTCATTCGCGTTTCTGAGCGCTACAAGCTTGAAATGCACATCGATACCGATGAAGCGAATGCTGCGCTATTGAAAACTGGGGATAACGGGAATTTAATTAAATTAACGGATACAAAGGGTTTAAGATGA
- a CDS encoding BMC domain-containing protein, giving the protein MTRELTALGMIETKGLVASIEAADAMVKAANVHLVGKVHAGGGLVTVLVRGDVGAVKAATDAGAAAAQRVGELLSVHVIARPHNELESILPKFDSEK; this is encoded by the coding sequence ATGACAAGAGAACTTACAGCATTGGGAATGATTGAAACTAAAGGGTTGGTAGCTTCTATTGAAGCGGCGGATGCTATGGTCAAAGCGGCGAATGTTCATTTGGTCGGTAAGGTTCATGCAGGCGGAGGACTTGTAACCGTGCTTGTTCGTGGAGATGTTGGCGCTGTGAAGGCGGCTACGGATGCAGGGGCAGCTGCAGCGCAGCGCGTAGGCGAACTATTATCCGTTCATGTCATCGCTCGTCCTCATAATGAGCTGGAAAGCATTTTGCCTAAATTTGATTCGGAAAAATAA
- a CDS encoding acetaldehyde dehydrogenase (acetylating) produces MQLEKDLQSIQDMRDAVKKAKEAQAKFQAFSQAEVDRIVKAMADAAYEKSLELASLAVEETGLGVVEHKVIKNQVASRDVYLSICDQKTVGIINEYKDQKIVEFAAPFGVIAGIVPTTNPTSTAIFKSLIALKARNAIVFSPHPSAAKCTVEAANICLQAAVAAGAPEGIIGWIPQPTMEATEGLMKHKDINLILATGGGALVRAAYSSGKPAYGVGPGNVPVYIEKTAEVSKAVGRIVDSKTFDNGTICASEQAVVVDRNIREMAIREFKNMGAYFLNAEEKKRLEPVISPAPGKLNPKIVGRSARVIAELAGITVPEDTRLLIAEEANIGKDIPFSIEKLAPVFAFYTVDGWQEAAVICERLLDLGGRGHTLAIHTTDDEIARTFAFRMPVSRIVVNTPSALGAVGGTTGLKPSFTLGCGSFGGNITSDNLTAHHLMNVKRLAYGIKHVDVPKPGSTKAQVSSKPAVAVQSAKEEQIEEVVGKVLAKVGAAGNIDKETIVKLVNQVISQI; encoded by the coding sequence ATGCAATTGGAGAAAGATTTACAATCAATTCAAGATATGAGAGATGCCGTTAAGAAAGCGAAAGAAGCTCAAGCGAAATTCCAAGCTTTCTCTCAAGCAGAAGTAGATCGCATCGTAAAAGCCATGGCGGATGCTGCTTATGAGAAGTCACTTGAGCTCGCATCCCTCGCTGTCGAGGAGACAGGGCTTGGTGTAGTAGAACACAAAGTGATTAAGAATCAAGTAGCCTCAAGAGATGTGTATCTGTCCATTTGTGATCAAAAGACTGTTGGTATCATCAATGAATATAAAGACCAAAAAATTGTTGAGTTTGCAGCACCCTTTGGTGTGATTGCAGGTATTGTCCCGACAACGAATCCAACATCTACAGCCATTTTCAAAAGCTTGATTGCGCTAAAAGCGCGAAACGCGATTGTGTTTAGTCCCCACCCATCTGCTGCAAAGTGTACGGTGGAAGCCGCTAACATTTGCTTGCAGGCAGCTGTGGCTGCAGGTGCTCCGGAAGGTATCATTGGCTGGATTCCACAGCCGACGATGGAAGCTACGGAAGGCTTAATGAAACATAAGGATATCAATCTTATTTTGGCAACAGGCGGCGGCGCTTTGGTAAGGGCAGCCTATAGTTCGGGTAAACCTGCCTATGGCGTTGGACCAGGAAACGTGCCGGTATATATTGAGAAAACCGCCGAAGTATCCAAGGCCGTGGGGCGAATTGTCGACAGTAAGACGTTCGATAACGGAACCATTTGCGCCTCGGAACAAGCCGTGGTTGTTGATCGGAACATCCGAGAAATGGCCATTCGTGAATTTAAAAACATGGGCGCGTACTTCTTGAACGCGGAAGAGAAAAAAAGGCTGGAACCGGTCATTTCTCCCGCTCCTGGCAAACTCAACCCTAAGATTGTGGGTCGAAGTGCAAGGGTAATCGCTGAGCTGGCCGGCATCACCGTTCCAGAGGATACGCGATTATTGATCGCGGAAGAAGCGAATATCGGGAAGGACATTCCATTTTCCATCGAAAAGCTGGCTCCTGTCTTTGCTTTTTACACAGTTGACGGTTGGCAGGAAGCTGCAGTCATCTGTGAACGCCTGCTGGATTTAGGCGGAAGAGGTCATACGTTAGCTATTCATACGACAGATGATGAGATTGCCCGAACCTTTGCTTTTCGTATGCCGGTATCAAGAATTGTTGTAAATACGCCATCCGCGCTTGGTGCAGTTGGTGGAACGACCGGACTTAAACCTTCGTTTACGCTAGGTTGCGGTTCCTTTGGAGGCAATATCACCTCTGATAATTTGACAGCACATCATTTGATGAACGTTAAACGTCTTGCTTACGGCATTAAACATGTGGATGTCCCTAAACCAGGCAGTACGAAAGCGCAGGTAAGTTCAAAACCTGCGGTTGCGGTACAAAGCGCCAAAGAAGAGCAGATTGAAGAAGTGGTAGGCAAAGTTTTGGCCAAGGTTGGCGCGGCAGGGAATATAGACAAGGAAACCATCGTTAAATTAGTTAACCAAGTGATTTCACAAATTTAA